From the genome of Mycobacterium dioxanotrophicus, one region includes:
- a CDS encoding 4-hydroxyphenylacetate 3-hydroxylase family protein: protein MNIATTQDFIRTGAEYVESLRGRNLTVYLFGEQVDEPVDHPIIRPSINAVAATYDLAQTHPELATVISPFTGEPVSRFLAVCTSAQDLVLQNKMQRKLGQLTGTCFQRCVGMDAFNALYSVTFDVDQAFGTAYHDRLRDFLHQMHRGNLVVGGAMTDTKGDRSLAPHQQEDPDLYVRVIRRSAEGIWISGAKAHQTGCLNSHWMIVMPTMRMSAEDRDYAIVGAVPVDAPGITYVYGRQSCDTRSAEDGTIDVGNARFSGQEAVVIFDDVFIPNRYVFMDGETDFAGTLVERFTTYHRRSYVCKTGVGDVLIGAAAQVAEYNGTDRASHIKDKLVEMTHLNETIYGTGIASSFQGRPTSSGAWICDDMLANVCKHHVTKLPHELGRLAQDLAGGLVGTMPSQRDLDHPQVGPLLHKYLKGRADVPTETRLRIIRLIENMTLGRNAVGYLTESVHGAGSPQAQRVQIARGMQLDYRKRLARLLAGIDDVADSDALADELTGYFAEVFRTHDIVATTTSSTAGGDRL from the coding sequence GTGAACATTGCCACCACGCAGGACTTCATCCGTACCGGTGCCGAGTATGTCGAGAGCCTCAGAGGGCGGAACCTCACCGTCTACCTGTTCGGCGAGCAGGTAGACGAGCCGGTCGATCACCCGATCATCCGTCCGTCGATCAACGCCGTGGCTGCGACGTATGACCTCGCGCAGACGCATCCCGAGTTGGCCACAGTGATCTCACCTTTCACCGGTGAGCCGGTGAGTCGCTTCCTCGCGGTCTGCACGAGCGCACAGGACCTCGTTCTCCAAAACAAGATGCAACGCAAGCTCGGCCAGCTCACCGGGACGTGCTTTCAGCGCTGCGTCGGGATGGACGCATTCAACGCGTTGTACTCGGTCACGTTCGACGTCGATCAAGCGTTCGGCACCGCATACCACGACCGCCTACGGGATTTTCTCCACCAAATGCACCGCGGCAATCTCGTTGTGGGCGGAGCGATGACCGACACCAAAGGTGACCGGTCCCTGGCCCCGCACCAGCAGGAGGACCCGGATCTGTATGTCCGTGTGATCCGTCGCAGTGCGGAGGGCATCTGGATCAGCGGCGCCAAGGCACACCAGACCGGTTGTCTGAACTCCCACTGGATGATCGTCATGCCCACCATGCGAATGTCAGCCGAGGACCGCGATTACGCCATCGTGGGCGCGGTGCCGGTGGACGCACCCGGCATCACATATGTATACGGCCGCCAATCCTGCGACACCCGTAGCGCTGAGGACGGGACCATCGACGTTGGCAACGCCCGCTTTTCCGGACAGGAAGCGGTGGTGATCTTCGACGATGTCTTCATCCCGAACCGATATGTGTTCATGGATGGCGAGACTGATTTCGCCGGGACACTGGTCGAGCGCTTCACGACGTATCACCGACGCAGCTATGTCTGCAAGACCGGTGTGGGCGACGTGCTCATCGGCGCAGCCGCCCAAGTAGCCGAATACAACGGCACCGACCGGGCGTCACACATCAAGGACAAGCTGGTCGAGATGACCCATCTCAACGAAACCATCTACGGCACCGGCATCGCATCCAGCTTTCAGGGCCGGCCGACCAGCTCCGGGGCGTGGATCTGCGACGACATGCTGGCCAACGTGTGTAAGCACCACGTCACCAAGCTGCCGCACGAGTTGGGCAGGCTGGCACAGGATCTCGCCGGCGGGTTGGTGGGAACGATGCCATCGCAACGCGATCTCGACCACCCGCAGGTCGGCCCGCTGCTGCACAAGTACTTGAAGGGCCGAGCCGACGTGCCAACCGAGACCCGGCTTCGCATCATCCGACTCATCGAGAACATGACATTGGGACGCAACGCAGTTGGCTACCTGACCGAATCCGTCCACGGTGCCGGTTCCCCGCAGGCGCAACGCGTGCAGATCGCGCGGGGCATGCAGCTGGATTATCGGAAGCGGCTGGCCCGCCTCCTCGCCGGGATCGACGATGTCGCGGATTCCGATGCGC